The genomic window GGTTATCACTTATGAAGGAACCCATGACGTTCACCTGCTGATCACAGGCCTGGATATTACCGGAATTAATGCTTTCTAATTAAAAGTTTATTCTATAAAAAAGAGCCTGAAAATCAGGCTCTTTTTTATGTAAAACCTCATAGGTTTCAAAAACCTATGAGGTTTAATTTACTTGAGGTTTGATTTACTTAATTGCTGTTGTAAGCTTTGATTTCTTCTATAAAGTTAATGTTAGGATTTAGGATTTCCTCGATCAGACTTTTAACGGATTTCATAGCGTCTTCAATATCCCCTTTTTCAAACTGCAAAGACACCACTCCTTTTTTGGCTTCCGCAAAGCTCCAGATCCCTGTTTCAATAGGCATTCCCCAGAACTCCGGAAGGTTCTGTACAACATACTGGTAAATACAGAGCTGTAACGCCTGTTTACGGTCGCTGTTGTGGAAATATTCATCAACGTTGGCCTCATCAATTTTTACAACGAGGTTCTTAATTTTTGCCGTTTTATAATCGATGATCCTTAAAGTCCCGTTCAGCCGGTCAATCCGGTCGATAAAACCGAAAAAGGAAATTTTACCGTGCTCTCCCAGATGAAAATCCACGTTTTCAAAACGTTTTTCAATGTCTAAAATCTCAAGGGTATTTCCGTTTTTTACCAGCTCCAGATCATAAGTAAGAATATTTTCAATCACTTTTTTGGCAATGGCTTTATGAATAAAGTTCATCCCCTTTTCATAGAATTCCGGCTGATGCTTCAGCTTTTCAATAGCCTTTTCAATATAGTGATCTATTGCTTTAACTGATTCTTTTAAATCCTTTTCTTTTAACGATTTACCTTTCAACATCTCATAAACTTCTTGAAGCGTGTAATGCACCAAATTTCCATAATTCTTTACCGACAGCTCTTCCTCGATCTCATCACTTTCCGAAGTATTCAGGATCTTGGAAAGATAAAAATCGATCGGATTATAAAGGTAACTGGTAAGATGCGATGCGGAAACTTTTTCCTTCCATTTTTCAAGCCGCTGCAAAACAATTTCGGTCTTTGAAAATTCGATGGGCTGGGTAACGATTGGCTCGGAAGAATTCTCAATAATAACATGCTCGATATTGTGCGAACTTTCCATTTCGATCTGGGTGATAAACCGGCTTTTCTCTCCCGTATTTACCCCGGAGCTCAAAGCATTGAACAGCAGGTGAACATTTTTCGAATCCTGGATGAGGCGGTAGAAATGATAGGCATAAATACTGTCGTTTTCCAGAAAAGTGTGAAGGTTGAAAACCCTTCGGATATCAAAAGGAATATAGGTATTCTGTGAGTTTCCAAGCGGTAGTTTTCCTTCGTTCACGGAAAGCATAATCACATTCTCGAAGTTCAGCAAACGGGTTTCCAGCAATCCCATAATCTGCAATCCACGCAACGGCTCCCCCTGGAAATCGATGCTTTCGGAGTTGATATGCTGATTGATCAGGATCTCCAGCGTTTCCATTTTAATTTCAAACTGATACGGCGACAGCTGGTTTTTGATGATCCTGAAAGCATTTTCGAAGTGTGATACATTTTCATACTGAATATCATCGATCTCCAGCCATTTGATCTGCCGGCAAAAGGCAATCAGTGCATCCAGGTATACACTGGTGGATTCTGTTTTAACCAGTAAATTATAGTAGGAAAGATTTCCCAGCAGCTCCTGCAGCAGTTTTTTTGAAATATAGACAATATTCCGCTCTTCTATTTTTGCCTTGAAATTATTGATAACCAACTCATCATCCGCAGATTTGGGAAGCTCTTCCAAAATCGGGAAAATATCGCGGTAGTAGTACGATGACCTGTTTTTTTCCAATTGCTTCTGTAAATAGAAAAGCTGTTTAACGGCATTTGAAAACGAAAGGTTTTTCAGGGGAAATCCCATCGTAATATTCAGGTTCCGGACGCCGTGCATAACGTCCAGGCTTGCCGGAAGCAGGTTTTCATCCAGCAGGACTACAGCGGTATTGGAGTAGGTTTTATCTTCAATGCCTTCAAAAATTTCCGGTAAAATTTTGGTCTGGGTAATATTCCCGGAAACTTCGTAGACTTTTATATTTTTAGGCTGATTAAAATCATCTTCAATCCACTGGAAGGCACGGTGATCGTCAAATTCCTTCCAGATCTTATGGTTCCTCAGAAACTTTCCGGCTTCCTGCCGTTCGTCATCAAAGTAATAACGGTCTGCCTGGAAAAAGCACTGGGCTTTATCCCACTGCAAAAGGCTTCTCACAAGCTTTTCTTCGGCCGGCGTAAAGGCATTGAATCCACAGAAGACAAATTGCTGTTTCGTATGTTTAGCAAAATCATTGATCTTAATTTTGGCGATCTCGTTAATCATTCCGGAAGTGGCCCATTCTTTCTCCTGAAGTTTTTTCTTCAAAACCGGAAGAAAAACATTCATGTTTTTCCAGAAGTTCAGGAATTTCTTCCTCGGAGCTTCGTCGTCGTCTCCCAGATCCTGCGCCCATTCTTTGATCCGTTCTTCGTCAAACATATATTGAAGGACTGCTGAATCGCTGTCGGAAAACTTCAGCATATCGTCCCAGTCTTTCTGCAACGTCGGAAACCATTTCAGGAATTCGGCAAAATCGTCATTCGGAATCAGGTTGAGGCTTTTGTAGACATCAAAAGCGAAAAGCCAGAGCGCAATGCCGTCAATCGACTGTTGGTCTGCAATTTTATCGATCAGTTCCTCGATCGTAAAAAAAGTCGGGAGAAACCCTGAATAATTGCGGTCTTCCAGGATCCGCCTGATAAAAACGACCGGCCGCTTTCCGGGAAGCACAATATTAAACTCAGATAAATCTGAGTTTTGTTCTAAGAGTTCATGGATAACTTTGTTGAGGAATTTCAAGACGTTTTAAAGCTTTTGTAATTTTCTAATTCTTCAGCAATAATACGATTATATTCCGATTGTTTTTCTTCTACCATTCCATTCTTTGTTTCGCCGTCGTAGGCGCGCTGGAAATCCTGATATTCTTTTAAGATGCGGCTGTAAATCGATTTGAAATATTTATCGAAATCGGCACCGGTTTTTATTCTTTCAGAAACTTCCTTCCTGAGCTTGCGTGCGAAAACCTCCGCAACATCAAAATGCTTCTGTTCGTGAAGCAGGACATAATCGTTAATCCTTTTATCGTCTTTCCAGGATTTATCTTCATTAAAAATCGTCTCGATCTGTATTTTTACCGGCGCTTTTGGGTTGGATGATTTGACGTACGAATAAGACCAGCCGCAGTTGGTATAAGCCACTACGTTTGCGCCTCTCTGGTTATTCACCCGGCTTTTAAAATTGCTCCAGTTTAGTTTTCTTCCCTCTTCCCAGTATATTTTCTGTGCAAATATCATATTGGAAATCAGGAAACAAGCTACAAAAATTCCTTTCATTTAAATTTACTCAACTACTATAGTTTTGGTGATCCAGCTGTTGTTACCGTTCCAGAATTTGAAGGTGTAGGTCCCTATCTGCTGCGGGCTGAAATTAATCTTGTTAGCAGCGGTATAGGTACTTTGTGTACAAGGTCCGTCGGTAATGTATTTATAAGCGGTCACATTTCTTGTTAAATTATCACTGTGAATATAATCATACCCGTAAAACCCTTCACAGTGAGAGGGATAGGTAGAATATGTTTTAATGCTCTGGACCGAAAAGACATCCATGGTATCATTAACGATCTTTACACTGTCGATTTTGATCCGGTCTACGGATTGGATGGTCTCGTAATCGTCATCGTTGTTGCAGGAAGTCAGAAATAATCCTAAAACTATTGCAGAAAAACCAATATGGAAAGACTTTTTCATAGCTAAAAATTTTGATTATTATTAAAAATTTAAGCAAAAATTATTCCTCATTAATGTGAAATAAACATTTACTCACTGTTCTCTTCCACCACAAAAGTCACAAAGCATTTAGACATTTATTTAATTAGATGATAAAAGAACATAAAAGTTTTTAAAATCTTTAATTTTTTTCTTTTGTGGCTTATAATGAATTTATGCTTTCTAAGAATTAAAATTCCCTTTAGACAGATACACTACTTTTTTGGTATCATAAAATTCTTCATCGAAATAATTCTTAAGGTTGAAGATTTCACATTTCAGTCCGGCAAGCTCTTCTGCCAGGTCTCCTCCTTTCAAATACAGGATCCCGTTATGCTTGGGGTTGAATTGTTCCTTCTCAAATTTACCTTTCAGCCATCTCAGGAATTCCGGCATCTGCGTTACGGCACGGCTTACCACAAAATGAAATTTTTCCTTTAACTTCTCTGCTCTTCCATGAACAGCCGTTACATTCTTCAGTCCGACTCCTTCTGCAACGGCATTAACTACCGTAATCTTTTTTCCGATGGAATCGATCAGCGTAAATTCAGCTTCAGGAAAGAGGATCGCCAGGGGAATCCCGGGAAACCCGCCTCCGGTACCGATATCCAATACTTTTGTTCCGGGAGCAAACGCCATCACTTTAGCGATACCCAAAGAGTGTAAAATATGCTTCTCATAGAGCGATTCCATATCTTTTCGTGAAATCACATTGATTTTCTCGTTCCATTCATTGTAGAGGTTTTCCAATTTGCTGAACTGATCGAGCTTTGTTTCTGTAAGATCCGGAAAGTATTTTAGTAGTAACGTTGTAGACATGTGAATTATTATAAAAGGCAAAAATAAGTTTTTTATCAGCTTTATTCAAATATCAAAAAATAAAAGATTGCCCGGAGACAATCTTTAAGATTTTTAGATCTAATATACTTTTTTAAGTAAAGTAAGATTCTATTAAGTTAATAAAGCAAAAGAATTCATAAGGATTCATCTCAAAAAACTTCAAACATCCCTCTTCCATCCCTGTAATCAGATTTTAATTCCGTATATATTTAGAGATTTATCTTTCGATGGAATTGTTTGTTTTTCTCAAGCGTCTGGTAATCTCTTCGTCGAGCTTAGCTGCTTTCTTCATGTCGTCCATACCCATTTTAGCAACATAGCCGTCTTTCAGCCGGATGCCTACTTTACCATCCTGTTTATTAACGTCAACCCCTTCAATATCTTCGTTGGTAAATGCGTAATTGGCCATTGCTTTTTTATACTCTGCAAGACTGATCTGCTTAGTTGATTTCGGAAGGACCGAAGGCAATGCACTGATCTTTTTAATCTGGATCAAATTAAATACATGATCATCTCCGGAATCATTTAGCCTGATAACCAATCCGGGAAGTCCATTGAATTTGTACGGTCCGTCACTTACAGGGTAATCCTTGCTGAACCAGGCTTCCCAGGTTCTTCCTTTATAGTTTGCCGTAGCTTTCTGGCAATTCATGCTATTGATCTTTGCAAATTCTTTTTCGATCTTCCACTTCGGACTTTCGTTTTCAGGGATCAGGATATTAACAGCCTTAAAATTATCATAGAAATTGATCTTTTTCTTGGCATAATCCTTTTCTACAATATAACTTAAATTCTGGTCATAGGATTTAGCTTCCATAAGGTCTTTGAGATTTCCGGTCACCGCATAAACGGAATCCCGCTCATGCTTTGCAGAATTATAAAAGTAAGATTTCTTTCCGTCGGTATCAAGATTCATATAATCGGTAATAACGGAATCTTTCTTAGCCAAATCGGGCTTCATTTTATATTCGTAAACAAAACGGTAGCTTTGCGCCGAAACCATAGACATCAAAAGCAGAAACAGGAGCTTATACATTTTTATTTTTTATTAAAATTAGATCTAATAACTACAAATATAGTGATAAACTTGAATGCATCCTCCTGAAAGTGGTTTTATTTTATTTCCGAAAAATAGTTTTTTATATATTTGTTAAAATTTGAAATAAATACATGGAGAAACTTTCAGAAAGAGTAAACAGACTTGGTTACTCGCAGACTTTCGTGATGTCCAACAAGGCCAGAGAAATGAAAGCCAACGGAATAGATGTTATCAGCCTTACTTTGGGCGAACCCGATTTTGATGTTCCGGACAATATTAAGCAGGCCGCCTTCGATGCCATTAACCAAAACTACAGCCACTACTCTCCTGTTCCCGGATTTCTGGAACTTCGTGAGGCCATCGCCCACAAACTGAAAAGAGACAATAATTTAGAATATAAACCTTCACAGATCTGTGTTTCCAACGGTGCTAAACAGGCCATCATCAATGTCCTGGCTGCCCTTCTCAATGACGGAGACGAAGTTATTCTTCCGAATCCTTACTGGGTAAGCTATGATGAAATGGTAAAAATGATGGGCGGTGTTTCCGTAATGCTTCCGACTTCATACGTTACGGATTTCAAAATTACTGCCGAGCAGCTGGAAGAAGCCATTACCGATAGGACTAAAGCGGTTCTTTTCAGTTCTCCTTGTAATCCTTCAGGCGGATATTATACCTATGATGAGCTGAAATCTTTAGCTCAAGTTATTGCGAAATATCCTCATGTTACCGTTATTTCAGACGAAATTTACGAGTTCATCAATTACGAAACGAAGACTACTTCGATTGCACAGTTTCCTGAAGTATATGAGCAGACTGCTATTATCAACGGAATGTCTAAAGCCTTTGCAATGACGGGCTGGAGAATCGGGTATTCCGCATGTCCGGAATGGCTGGCCAAAGCCTGCGAAAAAGTTCAGGGACAGATGACCAGCGGGGCCAATACCGTCGCTCAAAGAGCTTCGATTACGGCTTTACAGGCTGATCCTTCGGAATATAAATACATGATCGATGCCTTTAAAATACGCAGGGATCTGGTTTATGATTTAATTAAAGAAATTCCAGGATTTAAAGTATTGCTACCTAAAGCAGCCTTCTATTTCTTCCCGGATGTTTCCCACTATATCGGAAAAACGCTGAACGGTACCGAAATTAAGGATTCTGATGATTTTGCCATGTTCCTTCTGGAAAATGCCCATGTTGGCTGTGTAGGTGGTGTTTCATTCGGAAGCCCTGAATGTATCCGGTTTTCGTATGCTGCTTCAGAAGAGGAATTGCGTGAAGCGATGCGAAGAATTAAAACGCTTCTGGATCAGTTCAACTAAAATATTCAGGATAATTTTTATCAAAAAACTCCATATTCAAATATTCAACGATGAACATCTTAAAAAAACTAACCATTGCCACCAGCATCGCCGCCGCCAGTTATTGCGGGTATGCTTACGGACAGGACTTCCAGTGGAAGGAAGCACAATCAA from Chryseobacterium sp. SORGH_AS_0447 includes these protein-coding regions:
- a CDS encoding PD-(D/E)XK nuclease family protein encodes the protein MKFLNKVIHELLEQNSDLSEFNIVLPGKRPVVFIRRILEDRNYSGFLPTFFTIEELIDKIADQQSIDGIALWLFAFDVYKSLNLIPNDDFAEFLKWFPTLQKDWDDMLKFSDSDSAVLQYMFDEERIKEWAQDLGDDDEAPRKKFLNFWKNMNVFLPVLKKKLQEKEWATSGMINEIAKIKINDFAKHTKQQFVFCGFNAFTPAEEKLVRSLLQWDKAQCFFQADRYYFDDERQEAGKFLRNHKIWKEFDDHRAFQWIEDDFNQPKNIKVYEVSGNITQTKILPEIFEGIEDKTYSNTAVVLLDENLLPASLDVMHGVRNLNITMGFPLKNLSFSNAVKQLFYLQKQLEKNRSSYYYRDIFPILEELPKSADDELVINNFKAKIEERNIVYISKKLLQELLGNLSYYNLLVKTESTSVYLDALIAFCRQIKWLEIDDIQYENVSHFENAFRIIKNQLSPYQFEIKMETLEILINQHINSESIDFQGEPLRGLQIMGLLETRLLNFENVIMLSVNEGKLPLGNSQNTYIPFDIRRVFNLHTFLENDSIYAYHFYRLIQDSKNVHLLFNALSSGVNTGEKSRFITQIEMESSHNIEHVIIENSSEPIVTQPIEFSKTEIVLQRLEKWKEKVSASHLTSYLYNPIDFYLSKILNTSESDEIEEELSVKNYGNLVHYTLQEVYEMLKGKSLKEKDLKESVKAIDHYIEKAIEKLKHQPEFYEKGMNFIHKAIAKKVIENILTYDLELVKNGNTLEILDIEKRFENVDFHLGEHGKISFFGFIDRIDRLNGTLRIIDYKTAKIKNLVVKIDEANVDEYFHNSDRKQALQLCIYQYVVQNLPEFWGMPIETGIWSFAEAKKGVVSLQFEKGDIEDAMKSVKSLIEEILNPNINFIEEIKAYNSN
- a CDS encoding DUF922 domain-containing protein, giving the protein MKGIFVACFLISNMIFAQKIYWEEGRKLNWSNFKSRVNNQRGANVVAYTNCGWSYSYVKSSNPKAPVKIQIETIFNEDKSWKDDKRINDYVLLHEQKHFDVAEVFARKLRKEVSERIKTGADFDKYFKSIYSRILKEYQDFQRAYDGETKNGMVEEKQSEYNRIIAEELENYKSFKTS
- the rsmG gene encoding 16S rRNA (guanine(527)-N(7))-methyltransferase RsmG; translated protein: MSTTLLLKYFPDLTETKLDQFSKLENLYNEWNEKINVISRKDMESLYEKHILHSLGIAKVMAFAPGTKVLDIGTGGGFPGIPLAILFPEAEFTLIDSIGKKITVVNAVAEGVGLKNVTAVHGRAEKLKEKFHFVVSRAVTQMPEFLRWLKGKFEKEQFNPKHNGILYLKGGDLAEELAGLKCEIFNLKNYFDEEFYDTKKVVYLSKGNFNS
- a CDS encoding GLPGLI family protein is translated as MYKLLFLLLMSMVSAQSYRFVYEYKMKPDLAKKDSVITDYMNLDTDGKKSYFYNSAKHERDSVYAVTGNLKDLMEAKSYDQNLSYIVEKDYAKKKINFYDNFKAVNILIPENESPKWKIEKEFAKINSMNCQKATANYKGRTWEAWFSKDYPVSDGPYKFNGLPGLVIRLNDSGDDHVFNLIQIKKISALPSVLPKSTKQISLAEYKKAMANYAFTNEDIEGVDVNKQDGKVGIRLKDGYVAKMGMDDMKKAAKLDEEITRRLRKTNNSIER
- a CDS encoding pyridoxal phosphate-dependent aminotransferase; its protein translation is MEKLSERVNRLGYSQTFVMSNKAREMKANGIDVISLTLGEPDFDVPDNIKQAAFDAINQNYSHYSPVPGFLELREAIAHKLKRDNNLEYKPSQICVSNGAKQAIINVLAALLNDGDEVILPNPYWVSYDEMVKMMGGVSVMLPTSYVTDFKITAEQLEEAITDRTKAVLFSSPCNPSGGYYTYDELKSLAQVIAKYPHVTVISDEIYEFINYETKTTSIAQFPEVYEQTAIINGMSKAFAMTGWRIGYSACPEWLAKACEKVQGQMTSGANTVAQRASITALQADPSEYKYMIDAFKIRRDLVYDLIKEIPGFKVLLPKAAFYFFPDVSHYIGKTLNGTEIKDSDDFAMFLLENAHVGCVGGVSFGSPECIRFSYAASEEELREAMRRIKTLLDQFN